Part of the Vigna angularis cultivar LongXiaoDou No.4 chromosome 1, ASM1680809v1, whole genome shotgun sequence genome, AGATGGCTACTGAAATTGTTAAAGAAGCCTTAGATGATCATCATAATACTAGAGTGAAGCAGAACTACGGAAGGAAATCTTTAGCTGATATTGTTGCTGAGAATGAAGCTCTGCGTGCTATCATTGGTGACCAAGAGGCATCCATTGTCGAGCTTGAGAAATTAATAGAGAAGCTACAAATGTTTGCTGCACAAAAGAGGCAACAATCTGCTGATGTTGGGAACTGTTATTCAAATAAAGATTATGACATTGTAGTTGATGGTTTTGGGACCACTAATTCAGAGGAAGATTATGAGGTATTACTTTCATATGTTGGAAAGTCAAATTCTAAGAAAGAATTACAAATGCAAGGTGATGATGTTGAGAAGTCGAATTTTGAGAAGGTTTTTGACATTACACCTGATGCTGGTGGAAAAAGTGTCCATGAAGAGAGTGGTGATGTTTTAGGTGATGAAGAGATGGATATTGAAAAATCTAACATGTCCACGCGTTTAAAAGCTCAACCTAGGAAGCGTGTGAAAAGTCTAGCTTTGAAAACCACTTGGACAAAGTTAGATAGGAAAAATGCCAGGCACTAATCAAATAAAGGGTAAGGATtcattctttaaataatttgaagtaTTTAGTGGTTATGTCATTCCTGCATTAGTATCGCTTATCAGCCTTGTATGTCAGTTGTACATTCTATTGTTGATACGTGTTCTTTTATGTCCTTCTTCTTTAGGTAGGTGCGTTTCATGGTTAAGCACTCACATCTATCAATGGTTTCAGATGAAGTCAGTAGTACATCCTTACttttactctttaaatttttgttcaataGTCAACAACATATTTTTAAGAAAGGGATTGCATTTGTTTGTGtttctaattattttcttttacttggtTGGGCGGATGGGGGAGGTGTCATTCCATTTCTTATGTCTgggttttgttttctcaaaTTGAAATCATTCATCCAGTGGATCTGCTTTTGAATTTGGAATATTGTTCCAATATGATGTCAAGTTTATTCGTTATATGGACAAGATGCCTCAGTTAAAATCacttaaaaatgtattaatctGTGAAAGGAAATACTGCCATGCATTTGAGCTGTTGATTGATTCTAGGTGTTGGCGTAGATGTTTGACGTGAACATGTCTCCTCTGTTCATTTGTTGTTGCTTGTTTCATAAGCCATTCATattgacttttattttctttgatacTTTGCTATCAGTGGATTTAAacattgtgattttttttttctatgagtTCTCACTTTAGTTGATATACAGGTATGCCTTAGGATGGAGGGGTGGAAGCTGGTATGCAACTAAGAAGTTCAGAAAGGAGCAAATGAAAATGCTAGGACAGATTACACCTAGAAGATGGCAATTGCTTGGGAAGATAAAACCTAAAGGGTTGCAATTAGATGGTTCTTTAAGCAACAATATTTATTCAGATGGCTGTAGATAGCAGATTAGGCATTcaattagataaaaatattagCAACTTGGTATAACTaattatcatcaaattttgcACTGATAATTTATTTTGGCCTGCAGCTGCTCACCCTTACCTTCATAAATTATTCATCCTTCATGATAAGTTCTTTAGAAACTTGTGTTGTATTTGattgttaaatttataatcGAGTAAATACACATACTTTCATTTAGGTGGGTGGCAAATAGAACTCTCATTATTGGAGGAAATACACATTATATTTGTGTTATGTAGGGAATGAACAAGTTCTCAATGGTCTAagtttactaaaaaaaaattcgACCAAGATAATATAATTCAAGAGTGACAGACTAAGAAAAATGGAtcagaaaagagagaataacaATGAATGAATCTGTGTATAGCAGTTCTCAAATACTTTAATACCCATATAGACTTGAAATCAAATAACTAAACATATTACTATTATTACAATTGaatacatttattttgaattaactTAAGATACATGCACGTACTCTATAGCCATTTGTAATTCAAAATacttaaatgtttataaagatatagaaaaggtgaacttatcttatttttaattatgataaagtatatatgtaaaattatttattatatcacTATTAGCTGTTTTTCATTATAAGACAAATGGTATTAAAAACTTCTATAGAAGGAAATTGTAATGGGGTTTTCCCAAGTATTAGACATTAAAACAGTGTTACTGTGATCTATAGTTATGAGTTACTATTATGTAATCCAAAGCTTGTACTTAAAATAACTCGTTTTAgtcattctaattttaattatattaccTTAGCATTTATTATACAAggtaaaaattaatttggttgCATATAATTTGacttataaatgaaaaatgaataattaaaagttaGAGGAAAAATTGAACATTCAtcttaaaagttaatattaaattatgggTTTATATTAACCTTGTGCTtcatagagaaaaataaaaactaaaattgttgcttcatcaaagataaataaaaaataaaattgatttcagTCAATCCTGTGAAACACTTTATTTTTTCCTCCAGTAAGTGGTTATTTCATAAAACATATGTGGTTGGTTGTGACAGACATTTCGTATAACAATAAATTgataaaccttattttaattactttgataTCAAAAGTTCACTGATGCATCAAATGACGTGTTTAAATGGAGTGGTGTTATGCAGAATAATAATTTGGTCATTTAAACTACTCTGGTTTTTTGCTGCATTATGTGGTTattgaattcaaaatttg contains:
- the LOC108319219 gene encoding uncharacterized protein LOC108319219 isoform X1; the encoded protein is MWAMEHVLFGQKKLAKRKSCLPRILHWIHVKVGEVEVEKAFLCNEMITEVYVTKEEMATEIVKEALDDHHNTRVKQNYGRKSLADIVAENEALRAIIGDQEASIVELEKLIEKLQMFAAQKRQQSADVGNCYSNKDYDIVVDGFGTTNSEEDYEVFDITPDAGGKSVHEESGDVLGDEEMDIEKSNMSTRLKAQPRKRVKSLALKTTWTKLDRKNARH
- the LOC108319219 gene encoding uncharacterized protein LOC108319219 isoform X2, which translates into the protein MWAMEHVLFGQKKLAKRKSCLPRILHWIHVKMITEVYVTKEEMATEIVKEALDDHHNTRVKQNYGRKSLADIVAENEALRAIIGDQEASIVELEKLIEKLQMFAAQKRQQSADVGNCYSNKDYDIVVDGFGTTNSEEDYEVFDITPDAGGKSVHEESGDVLGDEEMDIEKSNMSTRLKAQPRKRVKSLALKTTWTKLDRKNARH